The Phaseolus vulgaris cultivar G19833 chromosome 5, P. vulgaris v2.0, whole genome shotgun sequence genomic interval tttcgttgcgacgctgtgcaccccccgccggagaatccgccagctatggtgtggatctcgccgtggataggcacctcgtgctgttgcCCTCCGCTACTCGCCGGTTGAGACCCTGATGCCTGGTCTgcttgcttctctagcaagtaatccttcaggaaaccacatttgaccagctcggTGAGCTGGTGccccagggccaaacacgaattgatagagtggccaaagctcttgtggaactcgcaccaggcgtctggctttggccccaaaatcttctccgtcgttttctcaggcactttgagcctggcagctatgtCTGGGATGGCAATCAAATCAGCCaaacccatcacaaactcatacctCGGGGGGCGATTACCCTCCCTTGGGCGATtactctccctggggcgccctggccccttgctcttatttttcttagggtcgtaagggtgacgcgtcctttgatccctctttcccgccgccgcctccattaccctctgagGTTGTACCCTCGTTTGGGTGCGCGGTTTAGCTGGGGCcacatttcctctcttctctGTGACCTCGCTCTCAGCAGTgatgtgagccacagcacgtcgccggatttcggtgaacgtggcggggtggttcctgatgagcgactcactaaagggCCCAGGCAATacaccctttttgaaggcgtgcacgaacATTTCCTCGTCCTTTCCTGGCAATCGGACTATCCGAGCcccgaatctgttcaggaaatccttcaaggactccccttggtactgccttatatcaaacaagtcgtaagacaccagaggtggcgccttgttcactatgtactgctcaacaaacatcttggaaaattgTTGGAACGTGGTGATATGGCCAGTGGGTATACtaacgaaccagtccaacgccgttccgctcaaggtgctcatgaacaccttacaatacaccgcgtctgagccccctgagagcatcatctgagtatgaaacgccgtgagatgggcttcagggtcctccaccccagtgaaagaTGCTTTCACTGCCACAGTGCTAGCCGGGACTACTGAGTTCATGATCTCTTGGGAGAATGGCATAGGGAAACTgcgtggtggggatgggggtgcgGATCTGTCCCCTGtcgcacgctcctcccgctcctgaagggctttgcgcagctcttcgttgatcctgttgagctcttcgttcctcgcttgcgaggccaccagcgcctcgtgcatcctttcctgctcagaacgcgatgcagccacgttctcctgcagcgtcctcatcatgtccatcacctgcgtcatggacacagcatcttcgtcggttgatggcgcaactgaactggagcgcgttgtcctcatccttccgcagcaaactcagcagctcaaagaaccccaaacaaacggtgaaaactccaggaGTCGACTGAGATAGCGAGCAGCTGAACAAAAAACACTCGAAGCACCACCAACacaaactatggttgggaatcacgttttatacgtgccccacggtgggcgccaaatgatcctgccggttgacttagcgcaagagtgttgcctcgtcacgatcttcctcaccagcttgacaccacgtgccttCCAAGTCCgctccacagatagcctctctgagaacctgaaaaacacacagtggcgcctctgcggccggtggcgctccgacgctcaagtcagatcacagaatcactagaaaaacaatgtgtgtaaaaacaGTGTGTAAAGAACTCCCTTCTgaatctcactctgattctcttttatgcctccCTCTGTACCtgcgcctaacagaattctgttatgcctctctggcatgtgtcaggACCCTGTTGTGCTTTTCTGtggcaacgtacctccagaatcagtagaacATGAGTATCTGCGCGTGTCTGCGATTGTCTGTACCTTCGGCggcacggagtgcacctttgtctggaccgcgTCCCTcttagatgatgacacgtggaggcatgcaactaaccacacacgtgtcattaCTTGaaggctctagcgcttctcacTGCGTGTCTAAGTTATCCCCtggcggagtaacttagcgcattcCCTTCATCTGGGtcaatcgcatactctcaggagaacgccaggtgtggctggtctaagcACACTCACCAGGCATTGCTCTCTGTGCGAACGATTCCCCCTTcgcgatgtcatgcacgtaatgggttgagggagtcaccaatcactgaccggtttacaagcccccctcaggccactctcatgcACGATTCTCTGAGACATGTTCATGCGAGGTCCGTGCGTAACGCTCttgctgggaacctcagtcccagcttaactgcgtgtaacacgagcccccgatgaccatgcatccgatgactgatcggtgctccactgcttctcgcgttctgcccccaagTGTTCATCTGGGAACCGATCTGTCGATGACCGCTTGGTTACTagccaccgatcaccgttctgggtgatctatcccctgacttctctgccaactggtctgtcggtggccacttgactactgaccaccgatcacctctttggatgatctgctccctgatctctctgccaactggtccacgtgtcaccctacgagtggtccacgtgattgtcttctgctgacgtcatcaaccaccgatgaccgaccggatcataTAGTATTCAAAAACTAGTCGTTTAAGGCAGCATTAATGAGCCAAAGCAGTTTTGATCCCACCCAAAACAGATTAACatgttttcaaaaaattgtCAGGAAATGTTAcaatcaatcggttgaaaaaTCGTTTTAACCTgttgaattggttaggcagttacataaccaagtcaaaaacagtttcaaaacctttGAACAAgacaagtgacaaacaaccgattatatcgataattcaaccggttgtttttctcattacttagaaaaacacttttctttttaaaacagattgggcaagctttgtgcaAGGATTAAGAACTGATATTTacatagattctaaacactCTAATCTAAACCCTAACCAAAAGCAGCAAGGCTTCAAGCTTCttcatggatttgaaacatTAAAACTCCCATGGTCTACAGTTCCTTCCTTCAACTCTCCTCCTTTGATTATTGATGCTCAGTCGGGACTGACCTGAAAAAGGTATTCCAACACTTAAGTAAGTACTCTATGTAAAGAGTGTATATTTGTAAAACTGATTAAATCGTACCTTACACCTTTGTTAAAGGTTTATTTATAATGTTCAGTTATGGGCCCTTGTTGTGGTGGGCCAAATATCAATTGTTAACTGATGTGTAGCGTGATCCTTGATTTATAGGCAGATATATTGGTACATATGTATATTTGATATTTTGCTAATATCTTCAATATCTTCAGTTATTCAGTTGTTTAGTTGATTTCTTGGAGATGTCACCGCATTAAATGGACATGATTGTGACTCGCAAAGGATTCTCATAACTATTGTTGATATCATTTATTAAGTCAGTCGATCGACCAGTAACAGATGCCGAGTGACTGGCTCATCCAGTACCAATTGGGACACTTGCCCCTCAGACTCGATGAATGTTAGTTTATGAAGAATCGAGATGTGACTGTTGGGTGCCCGAAGTGAGATGTGACTTGGATCCATTTAATATTGTCGGATATGTGacttgaaaattttcaaaatgtCATTTCGTATGTACTATGCGATCAAAAAGTGATCTAGTGGTTACGAACTCTTACACATTCATATACCAAAATTTGTGTGCCCTTGGATGCGAAACAATCTAATTGTCCGAGAGGAGAATTCCTTattctatctcttctataaataaaggtgtttGTGAACATTGCAAAGGGGTTTGCTTAAATGCTATGCTATAGAGTTCATCAAGTGTGATCCAAATGTCGAGTATCAAGCAAATTTCTTTCTTTCGCATCTTTCACTAAAAAAGTTAGTAATGCATTTCCCTGCTGCCAtctataattattttgaatcttGAGTCTTCTAAGCACACTCACTCTACATTTGGTGGTGTGGATTACGAGTGGGTTGATCCATGCGTCCTGGACGTCCCATCTTGTTTTAGGGGTCCAACAACTTTAGACAGTTTTTTTGCTAAAGCTTCCATCTTAAAACCTAACGCCTCCTCAGACACGGTTGTAGTTGATAGTTGTAGCCACTCCGACCAAGTTTATCACGGTCGGGAAAATGCTTCCCAAGGTTTCTTTCTTTGTATATCTTACATTTTTTAACGACCTGAACGTTACCCTTCCTTTTGATGAGTTTATGATGGGGTCCTTCAGATCCTCAACGTCGCCCCTACTCAATTGCACCCAAATTCGTGGGCAACTCTCCAAGCCTTTAGGGTAATCTATGACGTTTTTAGGTTGAGACCGACTCCtcaatgttttcttttttactctAAATCTCGACCGACTACCCTTGTGAGTTGGTTATCCTCAACTAGTCGTCCGAGCAGTATCCGTTTTGGACCTTATACCTCGTCCCATAAACACTTCAAAGTTTTTATTGAATCAGACAACAAACCATTCTTTTATGACTCAGAAGGGAGACCGAAGTTTCCTTTCCATTGGACGCGTAATCCCACGCGATATGTCCCTTGGCTGAGGTCCTCCATGACTCCCCAGGATTAAGAAATCTTTCATGTCTTCGATCAACTCCCTAACTGGCTTCCTACTCAGAAGCTTGTAGCTTTGTTTGAGTTGTCAAAGAGGTGAACCGACCTGACCAGTATGTTATATTTTAACATTCGTAATGTTTCTTTTCGTATATTGACCTAGATGCTAAATTCATTTGTGTTTTGCATAAATCATGTCTCAAATTGACCCAGAATCGGTAAATTTCTTGAAGCAACTGAAGCATCAGACGTCCATGCACTAGAACGGGTCTTTGGAGGTTCTTAGGGCATGAACATCGACTCTAGTTGTAGACGTGGTGCCCCCGCGACCGCCCTGCAACCTGCCAACCTGAGGAAGAGGAACCGACCGACTAAGGCATCCCAACCTAAAAAGGAGACGGGGTCATCCCTTTCTCCATCAATTTTGGGCAAGCATCTGCAGCTAGCCCAAGGCATTCAAGTGGGGATGACCCTTGAAGAGGAAAGTATCATCTCCGCCATTTCAACGAATGATTTGGTGGAGGGGATGGCAAAGATGCTGAGTTGGTCCCTGATGGTGACCCGCACGCTGGGTGATGAATTGAAAAGGAACTCAGCCTTTGTGATGGCCAAATTGAAGGCGAAACTAGATGAATCCTCTAATTCCTTGAAATCAACTCTTGAAGCCATGGGATTTAGGTTGGTGTTTAGGTACCAAACTTCAATGTAAAaacattacaaataaagttcctaatctaattttaacaagaaaataaattctactctacaCTATTTAAACTAGGATCTAGGCTTCTTCAAACATGTAGAGAAatgtttctctgccatcagtagcagcaTCCCAGTCCTCTTGTATCTCCTTTACCATAGACCTAGTTGTGGGCCCTAATCTTCTGGTTGTTGGGCTTGCActtgggcttgtgcttgggcctatTCTAGTAgt includes:
- the LOC137833939 gene encoding uncharacterized protein gives rise to the protein MNSVVPASTVAVKASFTGVEDPEAHLTAFHTQMMLSGGSDAVYCKVFMSTLSGTALDWFVSIPTGHITTFQQFSKMFVEQYIVNKAPPLVSYDLFDIRQYQGESLKDFLNRFGARIVRLPGKDEEMFVHAFKKGVLPGPFSESLIRNHPATFTEIRRRAVAHITAESEVTEKRGNVAPAKPRTQTRVQPQRVMEAAAGKRDQRTRHPYDPKKNKSKGPGRPRESNRPREGNRPPRYEFVMGLADLIAIPDIAARLKVPEKTTEKILGPKPDAWCEFHKSFGHSINSCLALGHQLTELVKCGFLKDYLLEKQADQASGSQPASSGGQQHEVPIHGEIHTIAGGFSGGGCTASQRKRYVGDRPRFLVPSFGDGPPSQAHPSKKKKIQRGEETGDQRRDSATTGSGPHQGNPISRMAC